In one window of Clupea harengus chromosome 4, Ch_v2.0.2, whole genome shotgun sequence DNA:
- the tmem81 gene encoding uncharacterized protein tmem81, whose translation MAWLTSTLCTTTPGSYVRSSEAEMKIWRWALWAVLLSGYVCHASPKRGDLEELQSLSSMAVTYSSPCSATCGLGIRVQKLCPVGGPGKCYERQVKCLDTWQCGMKTLTVPAGGHIKLDCLGKVMRAMGRFSFAVSWRFARGIVTTDNSLFSRLAVPQLAQLTLDPLQEQHAGTYRCDVLDKGHKRLKRTFYGLKVLPPELLRLDFTSALHKWDEVSVSTNSSQTSVLSSSGVKDPLLISLTVTAATAVLLLLLFLLDLYRRRPAGPTAKTTRQNSHPHRNLTCKDFEEQMGPGPLSVIENLIRNATSNTIVINGTENQSLL comes from the coding sequence ATGGCATGGCTTACTTCTACACTCTGCACAACCACCCCTGGGAGTTATGTCAGAAGTTCAGAAGCAGAAATGAAAATTTGGAGGTGGGCACTGTGGGCAGTACTCCTCTCTGGTTATGTCTGTCATGCTTCTCCAAAAAGAGGGGACTTGGAGGAGCTGCAGTCGCTAAGTTCAATGGCTGTCACATACAGTTCCCCCTGCAGCGCCACCTGTGGGCTGGGCATCCGTGTTCAGAAGCTGTGCCCTGTGGGGGGCCCGGGGAAGTGTTATGAGCGGCAGGTGAAGTGCCTGGACACCTGGCAGTGTGGCATGAAAACACTCACAGTCCCAGCAGGGGGCCACATCAAGCTGGACTGCCTGGGAAAGGTGATGAGAGCCATGGGCCGTTTCTCCTTCGCCGTGTCCTGGCGGTTTGCTCGTGGCATAGTCACGACAGACAACTCACTCTTCTCACGTCTGGCAGTACCCCAGTTAGCAcagctcacactggacccatTGCAGGAACAACATGCAGGCACCTACCGCTGCGATGTGCTGGACAAAGGCCATAAACGCCTCAAACGCACCTTCTACGGCCTCAAGGTCCTGCCCCCAGAGCTGCTCCGCCTGGACTTCACCAGTGCTCTGCATAAATGGGACGAGGTCTCCGTCTCGACCAACAGCAGCCAGACATCAGTGCTGTCCAGCAGTGGTGTGAAAGACCCTCTGTTAATCAGCCTCACAGTCACTGCAGCCACagcagtcctcctcctcctgctgttccTCTTGGACCTCTACAGGAGAAGGCCAGCAGGGCCCACGGCCAAGACGACTCGGCAGAACAGTCACCCGCACAGAAATCTCACCTGCAAAGATTTTGAGGAGCAGATGGGTCCAGGACCACTTTCAGTCATAGAGAACCTCATACGCAATGCAACCTCCAACACAATAGTCATCAATGGCACAGAAAATCAAAGCCTACTGTAG
- the stk38a gene encoding serine/threonine-protein kinase 38, with amino-acid sequence MAMTGQSSFTTMSNHTKERVTMAKVTLENFYSNLIAQHEEREMRQQKLEKVMDQEGLADEDKRMRRSQHARKESEFLRLKRTRLGLDDFESLKVIGRGAFGEVRLVQKKDTGHVYAMKILRKADMLEKEQVGHIRAERDILVEADSQWVVKMFYSFQDKMNLYLIMEFLPGGDMMTLLMKKDTLSEEASQFYIGETVLAIDSIHQLGFIHRDIKPDNLLLDSRGHVKLSDFGLCTGLKKAHRTEFYRNLSHNLPTDFNFQNMNSKRKAETWKRNRRQLAFSTVGTPDYIAPEVFMQNGYNKLCDWWSLGVIMYEMLIGYPPFCSETPQETYRKVMNWRETLVFPPEVPISEKAKDLILRFCCEPDHRIGTSGVEEIKTNAFFEGVDYDHIRERPAAIPIEIKSIDDTSNFDEFPESDILQPTVVTNHSEADLKNKDWVFINYTYKRFEGLTARGAIPSYMKSSKR; translated from the exons ATGGCAATGACGGGCCAGTCGTCCTTCACCACCATGAGTAATCATACCAAGGAGCGTGTCACCATGGCAAAGGTGACGCTGGAGAACTTCTACAGCAACCTAATAGCCCAGCATGAGGAACGGGAGATGAG GCAACAGAAGCTAGAGAAGGTCATGGATCAGGAAGGACTGGCTGATGAAGAT AAGCGGATGAGGCGTTCCCAGCATGCCCGTAAAGAGTCAGAGTTCCTCAGGCTCAAACGCACACGACTGGGTCTCGATGACTTCGAGTCACTGAAAGTGATCGGCCGGGGCGCCTTTGGTGAG GTGCGTTTGGTCCAGAAGAAAGACACAGGACACGTATATGCCATGAAGATCCTTCGCAAGGCAGACATGTTGGAGAaggaacag GTAGGACACATCCGAGCAGAGAGGGATATCCTAGTGGAGGCAGACAGCCAGTGGGTGGTGAAGATGTTCTACAGCTTCCAGGATAAGATGAACCTTTACCTCATCATGGAGTTCCTGCCAGGAG gagACATGATGACTCTGTTAATGAAAAAGGACACCCTCAGTGAGGAGGCCTCACAGTTCTACATTGGGGAGACGGTGCTGGCCATCGACTCCATCCACCAGTTGGGTTTTATCCACAGGGACATCAAACCAGACAACCTGCTGCTTGACTCAagg GGCCATGTCAAGCTGTCGGACTTTGGGCTGTGCACTGGTCTGAAAAAAGCTCACCGCACAGAATTCTACAGAAACCTCAGTCATAACCTCCCCACTGATttca ATTTCCAGAACATGAACTCCAAGCGGAAAGCTGAGACATGGAAGCGAAACCGGAGACAGCTG GCCTTCTCGACTGTGGGAACCCCTGACTACATTGCTCCAGAGGTGTTCATGCAGAATGGCTACAACAAGCTTTGTGACTGGTGGAGTTTGGGGGTGATCATGTATGAGATGCTGATTG gttaccCTCCCTTCTGCTCTGAGACTCCTCAGGAGACGTACAGAAAGGTGATGAACTGGCGGGAAACGCTCGTATTCCCACCGGAGGTGCCCATCTCAGAGAAGGCGAAAGACCTCATCCTCAG GTTCTGCTGTGAACCAGACCACCGCATCGGCaccagtggagtggaggagatcAAGACCAATGCCTTCTTTGAAGGGGTGGACTATGACCACATCag GGAGAGACCTGCTGCCATCCCCATTGAAATCAAGAGCATAGATGACACCTCCAACTTTGATGAGTTCCCTGAATCAGACATCCTTCAACCAACAG TCGTAACCAACCACAGTGAGGCGGACCTGAAGAATAAAGACTGGGTCTTCATCAACTACACATACAAGCGCTTCGAGGGCCTCACAGCCCGCGGGGCCATTCCCTCCTACATGAAGAGCAGCAAGAGATAG
- the LOC105906821 gene encoding choline/ethanolaminephosphotransferase 1-like yields the protein MSGSASKRSRRGRTEAPTDSDGGSSSDSHSGAQSGMSMLSRLLDLPAGQLSRPQLKRLEEHRYSSAGRSLLEPSMQPYWEGLVAQVPTWIAPNLITIVGLATNILTTLVLVYYCPTATEQAPTWVYGACAVGLFIYQSLDAIDGKQARRTNSSTPLGELFDHGCDSLSTVFVVLGTCIAVQLGTHPGWMFFCCFAGMFMFYCAHWQTYVSGTLRFGIIDVTEVQIFIIVMYVLAAVGGTPFWQFQLPVFHMPMKLIPAILTVLGAIFSCTNYFRVILRGGVGKNGSTIAGTSVLSPGFHIGTVITLAFLIFYKSSGLLFQTHPCLFILAFGFVSAKITNKLVVAHMTKSEMRLYDLAFLGPLLLCLNQCVSNTVDEYVMLWIAILLSAVDLLRYCVSVCNQIATHLDICVFRITTSRSARQNHH from the exons ATGAGTGGCAGTGCCAGTAAGCGCAGCCGCCGGGGCCGGACGGAGGCTCCCACAGACTCAGATGGAGGCTCCAGCAGTGACTCGCACTCTGGGGCCCAGTCTGGGATGTCGATGCTGAGCCGACTGTTGGACCTGCCAGCTGGGCAGCTCTCGCGTCCACAGCTGAAGCGTTTGGAGGAACACCGCTACAGCAGCGCTGGGCGCTCCCTGTTGGAGCCCAGCATGCAGCCGTACTGGGAGGGCCTGGTGGCCCAGGTGCCCACGTGGATCGCCCCCAACCTCATTACTATTGTGGGCCTTGCCACCAACATCCTTACCACTTTGGTGCTGGTCTACTATTGTCCCACTGCCACTGAGCAG GCTCCCACGTGGGTGTACGGTGCTTGTGCTGTGGGGCTCTTCATCTACCAGTCTCTGGATGCCATAGACGGGAAGCAGGCGAGACgcaccaacagcagcacaccGCTGGGGGAGCTTTTTGACCACGGCTGCGACTCTCTCTCCACCG tGTTTGTGGTGTTGGGCACGTGCATTGCAGTGCAGCTGGGAACCCATCCTGGATGGATGTTTTTCTGCTGTTTTGCGGGCATGTTCATGTTTTACTGTGCCCACTGGCAGACCTACGTCTCGGGCACACTGCGCTTTGGCAT TATTGATGTAACTGAAGTTCAGATCTTCATAATAGTCATGTATGTGCTTGCTGCCGTGGGAGGAACCCCTTTCTGGCAGTTTCAG CTCCCAGTATTTCACATGCCCATGAAGCTGATCCCTGCCATACTTACAGTTCTGGGGGCCATATTCTCCTGTACTAACTACTTCCGGGTCATTTTGCGAGGGGGTGTGGGCAAGAATGGCTCCACCATTGCA GGAACCAGTGTGTTGTCTCCAGGCTTCCACATAGGAACGGTGATCACACTGGCGTTCCTGATCTTCTACAAGTCCTCTGGACTCCTCTTCCAGACGCACCCCTGCCTCTTCATTCTTGCTTTTGGTTTTGTGTCTGCCAAGATCACCAACAAATTAGTG GTGGCTCACATGACCAAGAGTGAGATGCGGCTGTATGACCTGGCCTTCCTGGGGCCCCTACTGCTCTGCCTCAACCAGTGCGTGAGCAACACGGTGGACGAGTACGTCATGCTGTGGATCGCCATT CTCCTGTCAGCTGTGGATCTGCTGCGGTACTGTGTCAGTGTCTGCAACCAGATCGCCACCCACTTGGACATTTGTGTCTTTCGCATCACGACCAGCCGAAGTGCCCGGCAGAACCACCACTAA